A stretch of the Amycolatopsis sp. BJA-103 genome encodes the following:
- a CDS encoding PucR family transcriptional regulator codes for MALTLRALAAERPLGLRVRAAESGLDRPIGWVHPTELTDPQAFLEGGELLLTTGLSLDETTAPEYIRRLVDAGVAGLGFGVGLSHESIPQSLVDTAEEVGLPVLEVPRKTPFIAITRAVSRAVAADEYASLVRTGKGQQELTRTAVGKGGPGGVVRKLAKLVDGWVLLLDSAGRVAEAAPASARDSVDDVREDLARLRAGTLVTAVGEYEVVLQTLDTRARGVLVVGTRGPLDAAGQHIVNTAVSLLSLALEQNREHVAALRYLRTGLFDLLVSGQDEIVTSALSTVWGDAPDAPWRVHAFVGPPGARQALHALLEAETEAHEVFFAHSGTAVIAATVADPRVSERVVRLAARVSGLHGGSSEIIGIAEFAFGVRQAEQAAGVAKARGVEFVPYADHAGRGFLELVDSQAAQAFSDSLLAPLRQHDETGRGELVASLTCWLEHHGHWDLASARLGVHRHTLRNRVRKVADLTGRDLDSPGVRAEFWLALQVSART; via the coding sequence ATGGCACTGACGCTCCGCGCCCTCGCGGCCGAACGACCGCTCGGCCTGCGCGTGCGTGCGGCCGAAAGCGGGCTCGACCGGCCGATCGGCTGGGTCCACCCCACCGAACTGACCGATCCGCAGGCCTTCCTCGAAGGCGGCGAGCTGCTCCTGACCACCGGCCTCTCGCTCGATGAGACCACGGCGCCGGAGTACATCCGGAGACTTGTCGACGCGGGCGTGGCGGGGCTCGGTTTCGGTGTCGGCCTCAGTCACGAGAGCATCCCTCAGTCCCTTGTGGACACCGCTGAGGAGGTCGGGCTCCCGGTTCTCGAAGTGCCGAGGAAGACGCCGTTCATCGCGATCACGCGCGCGGTCTCCCGCGCGGTCGCCGCCGACGAGTACGCGTCGCTCGTCCGCACCGGCAAGGGGCAGCAGGAACTGACCAGGACCGCCGTCGGCAAGGGCGGTCCCGGCGGGGTCGTCCGGAAACTGGCGAAGCTGGTCGACGGCTGGGTGCTCCTGCTCGATTCGGCGGGCCGGGTCGCCGAAGCGGCACCTGCCTCCGCTCGCGACTCCGTCGACGACGTGCGAGAAGATCTCGCGCGCCTGCGTGCGGGCACGCTCGTGACGGCGGTGGGGGAGTATGAGGTCGTCCTGCAGACGCTCGACACCCGCGCGCGCGGCGTGCTCGTCGTCGGGACCCGCGGGCCGCTCGACGCCGCGGGGCAGCACATCGTCAACACCGCTGTTTCCCTACTTTCCCTTGCGCTGGAACAGAATCGTGAACACGTGGCTGCTTTGCGGTACTTGCGCACCGGGTTGTTCGACCTCCTGGTGAGCGGGCAGGACGAGATCGTGACGAGTGCCCTTTCCACGGTTTGGGGAGATGCTCCGGACGCGCCCTGGCGGGTTCATGCCTTCGTGGGGCCGCCGGGGGCGAGGCAGGCGTTGCACGCTCTGCTCGAAGCGGAAACCGAGGCGCACGAGGTGTTCTTCGCGCACTCGGGCACCGCGGTGATCGCCGCGACGGTCGCGGATCCTCGCGTCTCGGAGCGGGTGGTGCGGCTCGCGGCCCGCGTCAGCGGTCTGCACGGTGGCTCCTCCGAAATCATCGGCATCGCGGAATTCGCGTTCGGGGTCCGCCAAGCCGAGCAGGCGGCAGGGGTGGCGAAAGCCAGGGGAGTGGAGTTCGTCCCCTATGCCGACCATGCCGGGCGCGGCTTCCTGGAACTGGTCGATTCCCAAGCGGCGCAAGCGTTTTCGGACAGCCTGCTGGCGCCGTTGCGGCAGCACGACGAAACCGGCCGGGGCGAACTGGTCGCCTCACTGACCTGCTGGCTCGAACACCACGGTCACTGGGATCTGGCGTCCGCGCGGCTCGGCGTGCACCGGCACACCCTGCGCAACCGCGTGCGCAAGGTCGCCGACCTGACCGGTCGCGACCTCGATTCCCCCGGTGTGCGCGCCGAATTCTGGCTCGCGCTGCAGGTCAGCGCTCGGACCTGA
- the gabT gene encoding 4-aminobutyrate--2-oxoglutarate transaminase gives MTATTETQRRLRTEIPGPASRALQERRAGVVAAGVSSVLPVYITSAEGGLLTDADGNVLIDFGSGIAVTNVGHAAPAVVDRVREQVGLFTHTCFMVTPYEGYVEVCEALDKLTPGTHEKRSVLFNSGAEAVENAVKIARAATGRQAVVVFDHAYHGRTNLTMALTAKSIPYKHGFGPFAPEVYRVPGSYPYRDGLSGPEAARIAIDRIEKQIGGDQVAAVVLEPVQGEGGFIEPAPGFLPALSRWCTENGVVFVADEVQTGFCRTGEWFASAHEEVVPDLIATAKGIAGGLPLAAVTGRAELLDAVPPGGLGGTYGGNPIACAAALGSIEVMRQENLAASAKRIENTVLPRLRALAEETGVIGDVRGRGAMLAAEFVKPGTTEPDADLTKRVAQACHQAGVVVLTCGTYGNVVRLLPPLSLSTELLEEGLSVLEHAVRTEASL, from the coding sequence GTGACCGCCACCACCGAAACCCAGCGCAGGCTGCGCACCGAGATCCCCGGCCCCGCCTCGCGCGCCCTGCAGGAACGCCGCGCCGGCGTCGTCGCCGCGGGCGTGAGTTCGGTGCTGCCCGTCTACATCACCTCGGCCGAAGGCGGCCTGCTCACCGACGCCGACGGCAACGTCCTCATCGACTTCGGTTCCGGCATCGCGGTGACCAACGTCGGCCACGCCGCCCCCGCCGTCGTGGACCGCGTCCGCGAGCAGGTCGGCCTGTTCACGCACACCTGTTTCATGGTCACGCCGTACGAGGGGTACGTCGAGGTCTGCGAAGCACTCGACAAGCTGACGCCGGGCACCCACGAGAAGCGTTCGGTGCTGTTCAACTCCGGTGCCGAGGCCGTCGAGAACGCGGTGAAGATCGCCCGCGCCGCGACCGGTCGCCAGGCCGTCGTCGTGTTCGACCACGCCTACCACGGCCGCACCAACCTGACGATGGCGCTGACCGCGAAGTCCATCCCGTACAAGCACGGTTTCGGCCCGTTCGCGCCCGAGGTCTACCGGGTGCCGGGGTCGTACCCGTACCGCGACGGCCTGTCCGGTCCCGAAGCGGCGCGCATCGCCATCGACCGCATCGAGAAGCAGATCGGCGGCGACCAGGTCGCGGCCGTCGTCCTCGAACCGGTGCAGGGTGAGGGCGGGTTCATCGAGCCCGCTCCCGGTTTCCTGCCCGCGCTTTCCCGCTGGTGCACCGAGAACGGCGTCGTGTTCGTCGCCGACGAGGTGCAGACCGGGTTCTGCCGCACCGGCGAGTGGTTCGCGTCCGCGCACGAGGAGGTCGTGCCGGATCTGATCGCCACCGCCAAGGGCATCGCGGGCGGTCTCCCCCTCGCCGCCGTCACCGGCCGCGCGGAACTGCTCGACGCCGTCCCGCCGGGCGGGCTCGGCGGGACCTACGGCGGTAACCCGATCGCGTGTGCCGCGGCGCTCGGCTCGATCGAGGTCATGCGACAGGAGAACCTCGCGGCGTCGGCGAAGCGCATCGAGAACACGGTGCTGCCGCGTCTGCGGGCGCTGGCCGAGGAGACCGGCGTGATCGGCGACGTCCGCGGCCGCGGCGCGATGCTGGCGGCCGAGTTCGTCAAGCCGGGCACCACCGAACCCGACGCCGACCTCACCAAACGGGTCGCGCAGGCCTGTCACCAGGCCGGGGTCGTCGTCCTCACCTGCGGCACCTACGGCAACGTCGTCCGTCTGCTGCCGCCGCTGTCCCTGTCCACCGAACTGCTCGAAGAGGGCCTGTCGGTCCTGGAGCACGCTGTCCGTACGGAGGCTTCGCTGTGA
- a CDS encoding helical backbone metal receptor, whose amino-acid sequence MIDDLGEVVPLQGPAARVVSLVPSLTEAVEVSAPGRLAGATDYCTHPVDLDVPRVGGSKYPNVDKVLELAPDLVLANSEENRPEDVERLRANGIPVWVMEASATVPSALASIRRILTQAYDLTEPEWLVEAEEVWRETLPERFRAVVPVWRKPWIVLGRDTFGGDVLHRVGIGNVYKDDEERYPRPKLEELQARFADEEANLLVLPDEPYEFTADDGPEAFPGAKYVLVSGRHLTWYGPSLVEAHAALLRALGLG is encoded by the coding sequence ATGATCGACGACCTCGGGGAAGTGGTCCCGCTGCAAGGGCCCGCGGCGCGGGTGGTTTCGCTCGTGCCGTCGCTGACCGAGGCCGTCGAGGTCAGCGCGCCGGGGCGGCTCGCGGGCGCCACGGACTACTGCACCCATCCGGTCGATCTGGACGTCCCGAGGGTAGGGGGCTCGAAGTACCCGAACGTGGACAAGGTGCTCGAACTCGCCCCGGATCTGGTGCTGGCCAACTCCGAGGAGAACCGGCCGGAGGACGTGGAACGCCTGCGCGCCAACGGGATTCCGGTCTGGGTGATGGAGGCGTCGGCGACCGTGCCGAGTGCGCTCGCCTCGATCCGGCGGATCCTGACGCAGGCCTACGACCTCACCGAGCCGGAATGGCTGGTCGAGGCCGAAGAGGTGTGGCGGGAGACCCTGCCGGAGCGCTTCCGCGCGGTGGTGCCGGTGTGGCGGAAGCCGTGGATCGTGCTCGGCCGCGACACCTTCGGCGGCGACGTCCTGCATCGCGTCGGAATCGGCAACGTCTACAAGGACGACGAGGAGCGCTACCCGCGTCCGAAGCTCGAAGAGCTCCAAGCGCGCTTCGCGGACGAAGAGGCGAACCTGCTCGTACTGCCCGACGAGCCCTACGAGTTCACCGCGGACGACGGGCCCGAAGCGTTCCCCGGCGCGAAGTACGTCCTGGTCTCCGGACGCCATCTCACCTGGTACGGCCCTTCGCTCGTCGAGGCCCACGCCGCCTTGCTCCGAGCCCTCGGCCTCGGCTGA
- a CDS encoding gamma-aminobutyraldehyde dehydrogenase, whose amino-acid sequence MQQLKHFIGGEYIGSASGEVADIIDPVTGRPYCTAAVAGPEDVDRALKVAAAAFEQWRGTTPAQRQFALLKIADAVEARADGLVLVESANTGKPIALTAAEELPMIVDQLRFFAGAARVLEGRSAGEYMEGHTSFVRREPIGVCAQVTPWNYPLLMAVWKIAPALAAGNTVVLKPADTTPASTLLLAEICAEFLPPGVLNVICGDRETGRALVEHEIPAMVSITGSVRAGIEVAASAAKDVKRVHLELGGKAPVVVFADADIEAAAEGIAAAGYFNAGQDCTAATRVLVDGEVHDAFVEALIRQARATTTGKPDDTSVGYGPLNNAAQLERVAGFVDRLPSHATVHCGGKRYGDEGYFYAPTVISGVRQDDEISQTEVFGPVITVQRFGSEAEALAAANGVDYALASSVWTADHQRAMRLAGKLDFGCVWINTHIPLVAEMPHGGFKKSGYGKDLSLYGLEDYTRVKHVMSAL is encoded by the coding sequence GTGCAGCAGTTGAAGCACTTCATCGGCGGTGAGTACATCGGATCCGCGTCGGGCGAGGTCGCCGACATCATCGATCCCGTCACCGGCCGCCCGTATTGCACCGCCGCCGTCGCCGGCCCCGAGGACGTCGATCGCGCGCTGAAGGTCGCGGCCGCCGCTTTCGAACAGTGGCGTGGGACCACACCCGCGCAGCGCCAGTTCGCGTTGCTGAAGATCGCCGACGCCGTCGAAGCGCGCGCGGACGGCCTCGTGCTCGTCGAATCGGCGAACACCGGCAAGCCGATCGCGCTCACCGCGGCGGAAGAACTGCCGATGATCGTCGACCAGTTGCGGTTCTTCGCGGGGGCCGCGCGTGTCCTGGAAGGACGGTCGGCGGGCGAATACATGGAAGGGCATACCTCTTTCGTCCGCCGAGAACCGATCGGCGTGTGCGCGCAGGTTACGCCGTGGAACTACCCGCTCCTCATGGCGGTCTGGAAGATCGCTCCCGCGCTCGCCGCGGGGAACACGGTGGTGCTCAAACCGGCCGACACGACCCCCGCGTCGACCCTGCTCCTCGCCGAGATCTGCGCCGAATTCCTGCCTCCCGGCGTGCTCAACGTGATCTGCGGCGACCGCGAAACCGGCCGCGCGCTCGTCGAGCACGAGATCCCCGCGATGGTGTCCATCACCGGCTCCGTGCGCGCCGGGATCGAAGTCGCCGCTTCGGCGGCGAAGGACGTGAAGCGCGTACATCTCGAGCTCGGCGGTAAGGCGCCCGTAGTGGTCTTCGCCGACGCTGACATCGAGGCGGCCGCGGAAGGCATCGCCGCCGCCGGGTACTTCAACGCAGGCCAGGACTGCACCGCGGCGACCCGGGTCCTGGTCGACGGCGAGGTCCACGACGCGTTCGTAGAGGCGCTCATCCGGCAGGCGCGGGCGACCACCACCGGGAAACCCGACGACACGTCGGTCGGTTACGGGCCGCTCAACAACGCCGCGCAACTCGAAAGGGTGGCCGGATTCGTCGATCGGCTTCCCTCTCACGCGACAGTCCACTGTGGAGGCAAACGGTATGGGGACGAGGGTTACTTCTACGCGCCGACGGTGATCTCCGGCGTCCGCCAGGACGACGAGATCAGCCAGACGGAGGTCTTCGGCCCGGTCATCACCGTCCAGCGGTTCGGCTCCGAAGCCGAAGCGCTCGCCGCGGCCAACGGCGTCGACTACGCGCTCGCGTCGTCGGTGTGGACCGCCGACCACCAGCGGGCGATGCGGCTGGCCGGAAAGCTCGACTTCGGCTGCGTGTGGATCAACACGCACATCCCGCTGGTCGCCGAAATGCCGCACGGCGGCTTCAAGAAGTCCGGCTACGGCAAGGACCTCTCGCTCTACGGCCTCGAGGACTACACCCGCGTCAAGCACGTGATGAGCGCGCTGTGA
- a CDS encoding RNB domain-containing ribonuclease, with protein MIRTHTAGGDFGRLRAEFSLPESFGPDVLAEAEAAVVDPLESAGEREDATGLPFVTIDPPGSKDLDQAVLIERVEGGGFRVHYAIADLAAFIPPGGALDKEARRRGQTLYLPDGNVPLHPPVLSEGAASLLPGETRPAVLWTIDVDAQGEPTATNVRRALVRSTEQFDYETVQASIDAGNPHPSVAALPELGRLRRELAIRRGAVELQLPEQEISGDPDGGWALIQRPRNDVDAWNAEISLLTGMAAAKIMIDAGIGVLRTLPQPDAEAVEWLRRSAHALNIEWPEGKSASEFLAALDPGQPASMALFADTTRLLRGAGYTAFDGELPALTTHAGIGGAYAHVTAPIRRLVDRFATEICLAVSAGREVPAWVRAALKEVPEQMTASDTLAAKVERACIDQVEVWVMAEHIGGEFGAIVLRAEETKAEILVEDPPVMSKCTGEKLPEGERIRVRLTAVDVDKRKLSFERA; from the coding sequence GTGATCAGGACACACACGGCCGGAGGGGACTTCGGTCGCCTGCGAGCCGAGTTCTCGCTGCCGGAGTCGTTCGGGCCCGACGTGCTCGCCGAGGCGGAGGCGGCGGTCGTCGACCCGCTCGAGTCGGCCGGGGAACGCGAGGACGCCACCGGCCTGCCCTTCGTCACCATCGATCCGCCCGGGTCCAAGGACCTCGACCAGGCGGTGCTCATCGAGCGCGTCGAGGGCGGCGGGTTCCGGGTCCACTACGCGATCGCCGATCTGGCCGCGTTTATCCCGCCGGGTGGCGCGCTCGACAAGGAGGCGCGGCGCCGCGGGCAGACGCTCTACCTGCCCGACGGGAACGTCCCGCTGCATCCGCCGGTGCTGTCCGAAGGCGCGGCGAGCCTGCTGCCGGGGGAGACCCGGCCCGCCGTGCTGTGGACCATCGACGTCGACGCTCAGGGTGAACCGACCGCCACCAACGTCCGCCGGGCGCTGGTCCGGTCCACCGAACAGTTCGACTACGAAACCGTCCAGGCCTCGATCGACGCGGGGAACCCGCATCCGTCGGTCGCGGCGCTGCCGGAGCTGGGCCGCCTGCGCCGCGAGCTCGCGATCCGGCGCGGCGCGGTCGAACTGCAGCTGCCGGAGCAGGAGATCAGCGGGGATCCCGACGGCGGCTGGGCGCTGATCCAGCGGCCGCGCAACGACGTCGACGCGTGGAACGCCGAGATCTCGCTGCTCACCGGGATGGCGGCGGCGAAGATCATGATCGACGCCGGAATCGGTGTCCTGCGCACGCTGCCGCAGCCCGACGCCGAGGCGGTCGAATGGCTGCGCCGGTCCGCGCACGCGTTGAACATCGAGTGGCCCGAGGGCAAGAGCGCGTCGGAGTTCCTGGCCGCGCTGGATCCCGGTCAGCCCGCGTCCATGGCGCTTTTCGCCGACACCACAAGGCTTTTGCGCGGCGCCGGGTACACCGCGTTCGACGGCGAGCTACCCGCGCTGACCACGCACGCCGGGATCGGCGGCGCGTACGCCCACGTCACCGCGCCGATCCGGCGGCTGGTCGACCGGTTCGCCACCGAGATCTGCCTCGCCGTGAGCGCCGGCCGCGAAGTGCCCGCATGGGTCCGCGCGGCGCTCAAGGAGGTGCCGGAGCAGATGACCGCGTCCGACACGCTGGCGGCCAAGGTCGAACGGGCCTGCATCGACCAGGTCGAGGTCTGGGTGATGGCGGAGCACATCGGCGGCGAGTTCGGCGCGATCGTCCTGCGCGCGGAGGAGACCAAGGCCGAGATCCTGGTCGAGGATCCGCCGGTGATGTCCAAGTGCACCGGCGAAAAGCTGCCGGAAGGCGAGCGGATCCGCGTCCGGCTCACCGCGGTGGACGTCGACAAGCGGAAACTGTCCTTCGAGCGCGCATGA
- a CDS encoding FadR/GntR family transcriptional regulator encodes MRKGMSHSARSAMFAPLDQIGRAEAVTARLVDAITLGLLADSEQLPSEAELAAQFGVSTVTVREALVALRQQGLVETRRGRGGGSFVKTPVDPSAASWRERLRTVSLSDLRDVGDHYLAIAGAAAKLAAERSSPEDIERLELATEDIRIATGAEASRAERQFHLEVAAAAQSPRLTREEVQLQSERGGLLWLPLEPHGTRENAYAEHRAITAAIALGDGELARKLTEEHILEAIDRLADVHLDLLAP; translated from the coding sequence ATGCGTAAGGGGATGTCGCACAGCGCGCGGTCAGCGATGTTCGCGCCACTCGACCAGATCGGCCGGGCGGAAGCGGTCACCGCGCGGCTGGTCGACGCCATCACGCTCGGACTGCTGGCCGACTCGGAACAGCTGCCGAGCGAAGCCGAACTGGCCGCCCAGTTCGGCGTATCCACCGTGACCGTTCGCGAAGCGCTCGTGGCCTTGCGGCAGCAGGGCCTTGTCGAGACGCGACGCGGCCGAGGCGGCGGAAGCTTCGTGAAGACGCCCGTAGACCCTTCGGCCGCTTCGTGGCGAGAACGCCTTCGCACTGTTTCGCTGTCGGATCTTCGCGACGTCGGCGACCACTACCTCGCCATCGCCGGCGCCGCCGCCAAACTCGCCGCCGAGCGGAGTTCGCCCGAGGACATCGAGCGGCTCGAGCTGGCGACCGAGGACATCCGCATCGCGACCGGCGCGGAAGCGTCGCGCGCCGAACGCCAGTTCCACCTCGAAGTCGCCGCGGCCGCGCAGTCGCCGCGACTGACCAGGGAGGAAGTGCAGTTGCAGAGTGAGCGAGGCGGGCTGCTGTGGCTGCCGCTCGAGCCGCACGGCACCCGGGAGAACGCCTACGCCGAACACCGCGCGATCACCGCCGCCATCGCGCTGGGCGACGGCGAGCTGGCCAGGAAACTCACCGAGGAGCACATCCTCGAGGCGATAGACCGGCTGGCGGACGTGCATTTGGACCTTCTGGCCCCTTAA
- a CDS encoding cache domain-containing protein has translation MNDTPSAGSEVVEQVSALVEDVFGRLKPVLSGAEGLLAASADATADDLTRLRPQVFDVLGGLVVGAGFISAPNALADQEFGFDWWTETGDAEPAQLVISLDPASDNFLDYTRQSWFTVPRDTGRRHINGPYVDYLCTDEYTLTFTVPVQRNGSFAGVVGADIHVREVERLLQPKLRALGGRAALVNAQGRVIVSNNARQATGSLVRDVDVPAWWSSGAEPVTTESGATLRRCGESPIALVRSER, from the coding sequence GTGAACGACACACCGTCCGCCGGTTCCGAGGTCGTCGAGCAGGTATCCGCCCTGGTCGAGGACGTCTTCGGCAGACTGAAGCCGGTTTTGTCCGGTGCCGAGGGGCTGCTGGCCGCGTCCGCCGATGCCACCGCCGACGACCTGACCCGGCTCCGGCCGCAGGTCTTCGACGTTCTCGGCGGCCTGGTCGTCGGCGCGGGGTTCATCAGCGCGCCGAACGCGCTGGCCGATCAGGAGTTCGGCTTCGACTGGTGGACCGAGACCGGGGACGCCGAACCCGCCCAGCTGGTCATCAGCCTCGATCCGGCCAGCGACAACTTCCTCGACTACACCCGGCAGTCGTGGTTCACCGTCCCGCGTGACACCGGCCGCCGTCACATCAACGGCCCGTACGTCGACTACCTCTGCACCGACGAGTACACGCTGACGTTCACCGTCCCCGTCCAGCGGAACGGCTCGTTCGCGGGCGTCGTCGGCGCGGACATCCACGTACGCGAGGTCGAGCGCCTGCTGCAGCCGAAGCTGCGCGCGCTCGGCGGCCGCGCGGCGCTGGTCAACGCCCAAGGCCGGGTGATCGTGTCGAACAACGCGCGCCAGGCCACCGGTTCGCTGGTGCGCGATGTCGACGTCCCGGCGTGGTGGTCGTCCGGCGCGGAACCGGTCACCACCGAGAGCGGCGCGACGCTGCGGCGGTGCGGGGAATCCCCGATCGCGCTGGTCAGGTCCGAGCGCTGA
- a CDS encoding aldehyde dehydrogenase family protein, whose product MTTFPYWVAGKPVTSDETVVVRHSFDGSEAGSHHVPSTSDIETAVQAAHDVQDEYATLPAHVRAGALDHVSRVLGERSEEIAQLITAESGKPLKWSRGEIGRAASTFRWAAEEARRFSGDLQRLDTDPGGTGRLALVRRVPKGPVLGITPFNFPLNLVAHKVAPAIAVGAPIVLKPAPATPLTALLLGEILAETDLPAGSWSILPVSNEESAKLVSDPRLPVVSFTGSVPVGWGIRDSVPRKHVALELGGNAAVLVCPDWTDLDFAAQRIATFAMYQAGQSCISVQRVYAHAHVYDELRAKVLEQVRALGTGNPRTDGVDVGPLINTAAAERVESWVAAAVDAGGELLTGGKRDGATVEPTVLANVPEDASVMADEVFGPVVSITRVESVDDGVRRINDSRFGLQAGVFTRDLPTAFDVSAKLRVGGVLVGDVPSFRADQMPYGGVKDSGVGREGPASAMADFTEERVTVLTGLTL is encoded by the coding sequence GTGACCACCTTTCCTTACTGGGTGGCCGGAAAACCGGTCACCAGCGACGAGACCGTCGTCGTCCGTCACTCCTTCGACGGAAGCGAGGCGGGCTCGCACCACGTTCCGTCCACTTCGGACATCGAGACCGCCGTCCAGGCCGCGCACGATGTCCAGGACGAGTACGCGACGCTGCCCGCCCACGTGCGGGCAGGCGCGTTGGACCACGTGTCCCGGGTTTTGGGTGAACGGTCCGAAGAGATCGCACAGCTGATCACGGCCGAGTCGGGCAAGCCGCTGAAGTGGTCGCGCGGCGAGATCGGGCGCGCGGCGTCGACGTTCCGCTGGGCCGCCGAGGAGGCCCGCCGGTTCTCCGGTGACCTGCAGCGACTCGACACCGACCCGGGCGGCACCGGGCGGCTCGCGCTGGTGCGCCGCGTGCCGAAGGGCCCGGTGCTGGGCATCACGCCGTTCAACTTCCCGCTGAACCTGGTGGCGCACAAGGTCGCCCCGGCGATCGCGGTCGGCGCGCCGATCGTGCTCAAGCCGGCGCCCGCGACGCCGCTGACCGCGCTGCTGCTCGGCGAGATCCTCGCCGAGACCGATCTGCCCGCCGGAAGCTGGTCGATCCTGCCGGTGAGCAACGAGGAATCGGCGAAGCTGGTCTCGGATCCGCGGTTGCCGGTCGTGTCGTTCACCGGCTCCGTGCCGGTGGGCTGGGGCATCCGCGACAGCGTGCCGCGCAAGCACGTCGCGCTCGAACTCGGTGGTAACGCGGCGGTGCTGGTCTGTCCTGATTGGACGGATCTGGACTTCGCGGCGCAGCGGATCGCGACCTTCGCGATGTATCAGGCCGGGCAGTCGTGCATCTCGGTGCAGCGCGTGTACGCGCACGCCCATGTCTACGACGAGCTCCGCGCGAAGGTGCTGGAGCAGGTGCGCGCGCTCGGGACCGGCAACCCGCGGACGGACGGCGTGGACGTCGGGCCGCTGATCAACACCGCCGCCGCCGAGCGGGTCGAGTCGTGGGTCGCCGCGGCCGTCGACGCCGGTGGCGAGCTGCTGACCGGTGGCAAGCGTGACGGCGCGACCGTCGAGCCGACCGTCCTCGCGAACGTGCCGGAGGACGCGTCGGTGATGGCCGACGAGGTCTTCGGGCCGGTCGTGTCGATCACGCGCGTGGAATCGGTGGACGACGGCGTGCGCCGGATCAACGACTCGCGCTTCGGGCTCCAGGCGGGCGTGTTCACCCGCGACCTGCCGACGGCGTTCGACGTGTCCGCGAAGCTGCGCGTCGGCGGCGTGCTCGTCGGCGACGTGCCGAGCTTCCGCGCCGACCAGATGCCTTACGGCGGCGTGAAGGACTCCGGCGTCGGCCGTGAAGGCCCGGCTTCCGCGATGGCCGACTTCACCGAGGAACGTGTCACCGTCCTCACCGGCCTGACCCTCTGA
- a CDS encoding ABC transporter ATP-binding protein yields MTTTERHAMPQRTHPASAAGEQGTFAIAGGDPAIRLRGLRKEFGQVHAVDGVDLDIPPGEFFSMLGPSGSGKTTVLRMIAGFELPTAGTIELHGRDVSRLAPFDRDVNTVFQDYALFPHMTVRQNVEYGLRVKRVPRAERRQRAKEALDTVRLGEFGERKPDQLSGGQRQRVALARALVNRPKVLLLDEPLGALDLKLRHTMQTELKQIQRDVGITFIFVTHDQDEALTMSDRIAVFNAGRIEQVGSPVEVYERPASAFVAGFVGTSNLLSGGGAENIIGKPGVFSIRPEKIRIDADLSQAADVGETSATGTVTNTVYAGATVRYEVTLDAGGQLSVVRQNTAEPADFEGGRVRLSWRHEHSFRVPEAG; encoded by the coding sequence GTGACGACCACCGAAAGGCACGCCATGCCTCAGCGAACGCACCCCGCCTCCGCGGCGGGGGAGCAAGGGACCTTTGCTATCGCCGGCGGGGACCCGGCCATCCGGCTGCGCGGCCTGCGCAAGGAGTTCGGCCAGGTCCACGCGGTCGACGGCGTCGATCTCGACATCCCGCCCGGCGAGTTCTTCTCGATGCTGGGCCCGTCCGGTTCCGGCAAGACGACCGTGCTCCGCATGATCGCCGGTTTCGAACTCCCGACGGCGGGCACGATCGAACTCCACGGCCGCGACGTCAGCCGTCTCGCGCCCTTCGACCGCGACGTCAACACGGTCTTCCAGGACTACGCGCTCTTCCCGCACATGACCGTGCGCCAGAACGTCGAGTACGGCCTTCGGGTGAAACGCGTGCCCCGCGCGGAGCGGCGTCAGCGTGCGAAGGAAGCCCTCGACACGGTGAGACTCGGCGAGTTCGGCGAGCGCAAGCCCGACCAGCTCTCCGGTGGTCAGCGGCAGCGCGTCGCCCTCGCCAGAGCCCTGGTCAACCGCCCGAAGGTGCTCCTGCTCGACGAACCGCTCGGCGCGCTCGACCTGAAACTGCGTCACACCATGCAGACCGAGCTCAAACAGATCCAGCGCGACGTCGGCATCACCTTCATCTTCGTCACCCACGACCAGGACGAGGCGCTGACGATGAGCGACCGCATCGCGGTGTTCAACGCCGGCCGCATCGAACAGGTCGGCTCACCGGTCGAGGTCTACGAACGGCCGGCGTCGGCGTTCGTCGCCGGGTTCGTCGGCACCTCGAACCTGCTCAGCGGCGGTGGTGCCGAAAACATCATCGGCAAACCCGGGGTCTTCAGCATCCGCCCCGAAAAGATCCGCATCGACGCGGATCTCTCGCAGGCGGCGGACGTCGGCGAAACCAGCGCCACCGGCACCGTCACGAACACCGTCTACGCCGGCGCCACCGTGCGCTACGAGGTCACGCTCGACGCCGGTGGCCAGCTCTCCGTGGTCCGGCAGAACACCGCCGAACCCGCGGACTTCGAGGGCGGCCGTGTCCGCCTGAGCTGGCGGCACGAACACAGCTTCCGCGTCCCCGAAGCCGGTTAG